A window of Ptychodera flava strain L36383 chromosome 1, AS_Pfla_20210202, whole genome shotgun sequence contains these coding sequences:
- the LOC139143700 gene encoding uncharacterized protein gives MQTNARQRRYKNGKALSEEICKVIVDDLQRLGANSANGVVPRGSLKQVGEKYRLSDSGVRKIWWRYCTTGDYTAKQRRVNQRALLHQDIAFLEVMKRQRPSATYGEMRDELSLVSPTQLTVRTISNYVRKHFSGGEWTRKKITRVATERLTEDNLMYTQAFMDLLHEVEPHRLKFMDESGFKTPNVGNPKYGTSPRGDRCVEVIRYHQRSNSTLNLLVGLNGVVHSQVIDGTSDSATFTNFIEQCVNTVSQDGYPALQVGDYLVIDNAPFHHSDMAMALAEWLNIQGIEYIFTPKYSPEFNPAEFCFSKIKHSLLAPDRRTLVYENMAFAIHDAIHYITPADTAGYFQATGYIRNL, from the coding sequence atgcaaacaaaCGCTCGCCAAAGAAGGTACAAAAACGGTAAAGCTTTGAGTGAAGAGATTTGCAAAGTCATCGTGGACGATTTGCAACGGCTTGGTGCGAATTCAGCCAACGGTGTTGTACCGAGGGGTTCACTGAAGCAAGTCGGAGAAAAATATCGACTGTCCGACTCCGGTGTTCGAAAGATATGGTGGAGGTACTGCACAACAGGTGACTACACTGCAAAACAGCGACGCGTGAATCAAAGGGCACTATTGCATCAAGACATAGCTTTCCTCGAAGTTATGAAACGTCAAAGGCCATCAGCAACCTACGGTGAAATGCGTGATGAGCTCAGTCTAGTTTCTCCAACTCAATTAACTGTCCGGACAATAAGTAATTACGTACGAAAACATTTTTCTGGCGGAGAGTGGACACGTAAAAAGATCACTAGAGTTGCCACAGAACGATTAACCGAAGATAATTTAATGTACACTCAGGCATTTATGGATTTGCTGCATGAAGTCGAACCACATCGATTAAAGTTTATGGATGAATCTGGATTCAAGACTCCAAACGTTGGTAATCCTAAGTACGGTACTAGCCCTCGAGGAGATCGCTGTGTGGAAGTTATTCGCTACCATCAAAGGTCCAATTCGACACTCAATTTACTGGTAGGTTTGAACGGCGTCGTGCACAGCCAGGTAATTGATGGTACCTCGGATTCAGCCACGTTCACAAACTTCATAGAGCAATGTGTTAACACAGTTTCTCAAGATGGTTACCCGGCGTTACAAGTTGGCGATTACCTAGTAATTGACAATGCCCCGTTTCATCATAGTGATATGGCGATGGCACTTGCTGAATGGTTGAACATACAAGGAATAGAGTATATTTTTACCCCAAAGTACTCACCAGAATTTAACCCGGCTGAATTTTGCTtcagcaaaataaaacattcacTGCTCGCGCCAGATCGTAGAACGCTTGTCTATGAAAACATGGCATTCGCCATACACGACGCGATCCATTATATCACACCAGCAGATACAGCTGGCTATTTCCAAGCAACCGGATACATCCGAAATCTGTAG